One Capra hircus breed San Clemente chromosome 3, ASM170441v1, whole genome shotgun sequence genomic window, AAGTAGGGTTTCACACTCATTTTATAGAGGAAATagaagaagcacagagaagttaacaATATTCCCAAGGGCAGTCAGGAAGTAGGTGGAGtctggaattgaacccaggcattCTGGCTACAGAGCCTGAGCTCTTGACCAACAAGTACACAGATAAATGTGGGAATAGGAGCCAGAATTGCAGGGCACACCCTGCCCAGGTACGCTTGCCTGAGTAAGAAAGACGACCTAGAATAAGAATGCGGGGAAGGGCTTCAGCTAAAAGAGAATCCTGGGACTATAATAATAGCTGTCTTTTATTGGGCACTGGCTTTTTGCCCAGCATCGTGCAAAGGTGCTTAacgtttaattctcacaataaccccTTTGAGTGAGGTACTGCGATTACCCCATCACTTTACTGGTGAGGAAGCTGACGCACAGAAGTTACCCAAGACGTTGCCGGGCGGATGCTGAGTGGCGGCTGCCCACGTGGCGCCGGGGAGAGAGAAaatggcgggggcggggccgaatggcgggggcggggccgggcaggggcggggccaCGAACCTGGCTGGGCCTGGGGCTGCGGAGGAGAGCGCCGTCGCTAGGGCGGTTTTGGTGGGGTCGCACCTGTTGCGTGACTCCCTCACGGTCCAGCTACCGGAATCCGACCCCGAATACCCTGAAAGTGTGGAGAGAAGTCCAGACGAGTTCCGGGTCCCGCTTTCTGGGGAGCACGTGGTCTGCCCGCCTCCCGAGTGCCGGGCTAGGGGGTCGGGGCTCCGGGGTCTACAAGGCCAGTGCAGCGGCCCAGGTCGGCAGGGGGCCCGCCTCCAACCAGCCAGCAATTTTGAAAGACTGTCTTACTTCTCCCATCTCAGTGCCAGggcaggggcccttggagccacTTGGCAGGGTCTGGACCCtagccctcctcccctccctggtgACCGGGTTTCCAGGCGGTGCAGACCCTGGCGAACAGACTCCCTGGTTCCCCCCAGGGCTCGAGCAGCATGGCCTCaggtgagtgtgtgcatgtgaagGGGGGCAGGGTCTCTGGGACAGAGAAGTGCAGTCGCCAGAGTGACAATAGGGTGGGCACTGCCTTCAGACCCAGGGAAGGCGGTCGGCTCCTGGGGAGCGGCCAGGAGAGCAGAGCCTGAGtagaaagacagaaggaaacGTCAGAAGCCATTGGGGTCGCTTTTCCCAGACCCCAGAGAAAGCCCCTgcctcctggcctccctgtcttCTAAGAGGGCAGCTTCTGTGGACAGTGGAATTTTCCCAAGACAGGCTCCTCCCTACTGGACTGGGATTCTCAGTTTACCCCATCCTCCCagaactgagccacctggggccgGAGGTTCAGATAAGGAAAAAAGGGGATTCTGCCCCAGAGGGGCTGTGTTTTCACGGAGTCCGCTGACCCTGAGAGAAATGTGTTCTGAGCCTGGGGTACCTGCGCTGGATCCCTCTCTCTATTATCTTTTTCCTCCCAGGCTGGCTGGACCAGTTAGCCTGAACTTTGACTCTCTTGCTCCAGAGCCCTGGCTCATAGCGGGGTTAgtagggtgcttggggctggccCATCCCCCTCACCTCCACCCCCTCAGGCCCAGCTACCATCAGTCGAGTCACTCCAGGGATTGAGAAAGGGAGGGATAAGGGGCAGGGATGGAGGCCGCCCCTTCCTGAGGTTGCCTAGACAACATCAGAAATCGTGGCCAGGGCCTCTTCCGCCTGCGGGGCCTCTGCTTCCTGCATCAGTCACTCCcgctgggggcggggcggaggAAGGGGTTGGATGTGGCAGAGCCAAGCCCAGCTGGTGCAGCTCAGACTACCCCCGCGGGCTCCGCGGCAGCCTGAGCCATGGCATCTTATTCATCTGGCCCCGGCAATCCCAAGGCCAAATATCCCTTTAAGAAGCGGGCCAGCCTCCAGGTTTCCTTTGCAGTACCAGGTGAGTGTATGCCTCCTGTCCTCAGTCGGGCCCTactccccaccctcacctctcACCCAGGCCACTGGTCCCCTAAGGAGGGGGACTTCTCTCACACCTTCTCGGCAGTGATGCCCCTTGTCCTCTTCCCAGGGACAGCTGGCTTGGGAGGTGGTTTGGGGACGGAGGTGGGGTGCATGGTGTCTGGTTTCCGTGTCAGGGATGCGGTCCTCTGTAATGAGGAGTGGGCGTGGGTGTGGGTGCAGCAAGAGTGTATTTTCACACGTGTCCGTGTGTGGCTGTGCTAAGATTGTTTGCatgtggagtgtgtgtggagCGGGGGATGTGTGGGACTGACTGGTTTGCGGACTGGCCACACTGCTGGCGGCTGTGTGGTTACCAGGCAGACTCGGGCTGTCCTCCTGAGGTTAGTTTCTCTTTCCAGGATCCCAGATCTGGAACCCTCTTACTGGGCGCCTGACATTAGGGCACACTTCCTGCTGTGGACATCCAGGGGCTGAAGGCTCAGCTGTATCTATTGTTGGCAGTTTGTTCATTTCTGGTCTGTCTTGCGAGCTTCCTCCGAAGTGTGGGGTGCCCTTGGGCTGGGCCAGTGCTGGGCTCAGGCTGGGGCTGCTGCTCGCCTGTATGTGCTCCTGCACCCTCGGGTTCGGCTCCCACTCCAGTAGACATCTCTGCACCATTTGGAGCTGGCAGCATGGTGCAGCTGTGCCCATCTTCCTGAGGGCTCCACTGCCCAGATCTGTGTTTGCTGAGGGAATCTACCTGCTGTCTGCTGGTCTCAGGCCTGTGGCTAAGGGAAGCCCACCCCTACTTTGATGACCAGGTCAAGCCAGTATTCCGCATCCCCCCAGCAGCTGTCTGTACTCGTAGCCTGATTTTTCTTTTGCCTACCTTCTGTTTTTCTTATGCTCCTGAAGATGGTGGCCTGAGTTCTGTATTGGCCCGAGGGGCTCTGTTCTCTGTGCCCAGGTCTGTGCCCCCACAGGGTGTGTCCCCTGAGGCTAGATTTGTCCACATTTGGGTGGTCACATGGTGGGAGCAACTGATGCTTGTAGGTCAAAGCCTTGAGTAGTCTCTGCCTACTGGTGCAGCCTTGGCAGTGAGTGAGGGGCTCTGGTCAAGCGGGTAGACGGGttggcaagaatcttggagttaATGGGAATGGCTAGGACGTAGCCCCtgtgacttttggccacctcTCCCacgccgtgtgtgtgtgtgtgtgtggtgctgtgGCACAGACCCTGGGAGAAAGTGACCAGTAGGCGACTGGTCCTCAGGGAGCGTGGTGGTTACTGCCTGTCTGTCACCCTTAGTGAGCCCTGGCAGTCCTTTATGGTGGCCTGACAGCCTGAGGGGATGGTGCTGCTTGCTAGGACCTGTCCGGGCCACCCCAGCATTTCTGAGGAGGCCATGCGTCACCCTGCTAGGAGAGGTGGTTGAGATCAGGGCCTCTCTGTCAGTTCTGCTGACTTGATACAGACCAGTCCTGGGGGGTCTGTGGCCGGCCTGTCTGGAGGGGTTAGAAAAGGGGAGGATTGGGTAGGATCAGGGTTCTTGGGGGGAATACAAAAACCTTAGGCTGTGCCTTAAATTCTGAGGGCCGAGCTAGTGtccatctttccttccttttcctgctCTGCTCTCTTCCAAGTTAGAGATagtgtccccaccccacccattcTGTTCCCTTCACGCCCTCAGTCCTGTGTGCCTCTCTGCGTTGGGACCCGAAGCTCCACCCACCCCCAGTGGGCGGGACTGGGTGTGGGAAGTGTTTGGAGGGTCCCAGGAGTTCCTAATCACAGATGATGGGGCTTTCCAGAATGCTTGCAGAGCCGTATCTCTGTGTGCCTTATGGTAGCTGTGGCTAGGCAGGGCAGGACCCCTTATCACCCCGTTGTAGGCAGACTTGAAGCCCCCGGATGGTAGAGACTCACCAGTAATTGGGAACAGAGTCACACTTAAGTCCTCCAAATTCTAGCCCTATGTCTGAACCTCTCTTCCCAGGCATTTTGTCCCTGACAATAGGCTTGGAGAAGAGTTGGAGGTCTAGGGGGCTGAGAACTGGTCTCTGGGGCAGCAGGGAAGCTCCATAAACTGGTTGCTCCCTGGACTGAGTGTCTACCCCAGCTGCCAGCCAGCACGTCCCCCCTGCAGAGGCCCTGTCTCTCCCAAGGGACCCCATAGTCAGGGGCCCAGAGGACAGTGGCGAGCAAAACAAGGCCACTGGGCAGAGGGAGCTGACAGGGGTATTGGGGTGTGGAGCCCAGGAGGGCTGCTGCCCTCTCCTGCCCTTTGGTCAGCCAGGCTCTGGATGCTATCCCCTAGGGCACTGCATTTTAAGGGGGCTTGTCCTTTCCCTGCCAGCCCGCCCTGCCCATATCAGCCTGCTCTGCTCCTCCCCCTTGGGGCCCCCACTTTGGGCTGGGCCCTGGCACTGTGGAGGTTAAGGCCCTGTTCAGTTTGGGGGTTTCTCTTATTTCTCAGCTGTGCCACTCCTTCCCTTGATTTCTGAGCTCCCCTGAGCTTCCCCAGCCCCCTGCTTGCCAGCATCCCAGGGTCTCCCCTGCACGCAGCTGCACTTGGTACAGCCCGTGCCGGCCCCTGAGCTGTCCTGGGGGACTGGCTGCAGCTCCACTCAGCAAACAGGCGGGCGAGGGGCACAGGGCTGCTGGCCGGCGCTGCCTGACTTGGCAGGTAGGACCCAGGCAGGCagcagggtgtgtgtggggggggctaGATCCTAGATCTGGGACAGATAtcccctcttctttttttccagctGTGGGACAGGACTCAGGTTTTTGGGAAGCAGCCTGGAGACTTCAAAGCGTGCCACCTGGGTAGAGCTTCCAGTCCATCCCTGAGCCAcagtggggaggggaaaggagggtgCTGAAGGGGAGCACCCCAGAGCTGGCTTGAGAGCTTCCCGCCAGGGAGGGTTCTTGGGGGTGGGCTGGGAGCTCAGGCAGCCTCTCTAGACTCTTCAGCGTCAAGGTCTTTAGTGCCAGCCTCCTCTGAAAGCTGAGGAATCCTTCCCTCTGTGGAGAGAGACTCCGGCTGCCGATCCTCCCTTCCCCTGGCCCTCCCCAGGGCCTCCGGCCCAGATCCTGGGGCCTCTGAGTGGCGCAGACTGTTTGTGGCAGCTCCCTTTGGAGGGGCAGCCAGCAGTGGGAGGGGCAGGCTGAGGCCAGGCCACATCTTGGCAGCTCTGGGGTCCTGGGGGAGAGGGCAGGCCTCCCAGGAGGAGGTCAGGGTCCTGTTCCCAACCAAGTCCTccacttcctctcctcctcttccctcgGGGGCTGGTCCCCAGGCCAGAGCCGAGTGGCAGCTGTGGCTCCCCTAGGCTCTGTAGGTCTAGGTCAGCCTGCCCTCGAGAGGCTGTCTGCTGATCCAGTGGCAGGTCTGACCCTGGACTGTCTGCTGTGGAAGCTGTGCGCTGGGCTTCGCTGGTGTAGATGAGcgcctggagagagagagagtgagagtgtgcatatgtgtgcatggACACGTGGGTGCTGCCTGTAGCAGGTACTCACCTGGAGGTTCTCTCACGGCCCGATGGAGTGGCCCCTAGTGCAGGATTCCGATTTTTATTCCTGGGGTGAATGAGTCCGTTTGTTGTAGGGGCAGACTCTTAGCCCCACCCCCGAACCTGGAATGAGTTGAGGGGTCCCGGGGCCAGACTGCAGGTGAGGTCCACAGGTGGGCTCACGCCTCAGCCTCTGAGCGGGACTGGCCTCTCTCTGGGGCTGGCCTGGGGTAATGCCGGGGCCCAGGGCTTCCAGTGCACCCAGGCCCTTCCCCGCACCCTTTGACCCTGCATCACTGTCTCCACAGAGGCTCGGGGTGGGCTGGGGGCCCCTCCGCTACAGTCTGCCCGATCCCTGCCAGGCCCTGCCCCCTGCCTCAAGCACTTCCCGCTCGACCTGCGCACGTCCATGGATGGCAAATGCAAGGAGATCGCCGAGGTATCGCTTGGCACCACCCCCTGCGTTTCCCCCACTCACCCTGTCGCTGCCTCCATGCCTGGTCCCTGCTCCCTGCACCCCTCCACCTCAAGCTGTCCCCTTACTTAATATTTGGCTCTGCCCTGATCCCTAGGTTGTCCCAGGTACCCCCAGCCCCCTGTGCCCTCCCCACATCCCTGGACCCTGACTGCTCGGCCACACtgacccttccttccctcccaccaGGAGCTGTTCAGCCGCTCCCTGGCTGAAAGTGAGCTCCGCAGCGCCCCTTACGAGTTCCCGGAGGAGAGCCCCATCGAACAGCTGGAGGAGCGGAGGCAGCGCCTGGAGCGGCAGATCAGCCAGGATGTCAAGTGAGCCCCCAGCTGCAGAGCCAGGCGGCCGCGGGGCGGGGGCTCTGCCAGGCCGCTGCCGGGTGCAGGGGCACAGCCAGGCGGCGGCTGCGGGGttgtggggaggggacagggcagTCCGCCCAGCATCCCTCTCTTTCCACCTGGGCTCTTGTGGAGCCCCGCCATTGTTCTCGTCCAACCAGTCCTCCCCCTGGGCCGCCCCTGGGAGGTGGCCCAGAGTAGTGGTGTTCAGACATAGGCTTTGGGGTCAGGCTGCTGGGCTCTGCCCGGTTCAGCCTTCTGCCCAGCAGTGTGTCCTGGAACATGTTGCTTAACTTCTGGGtgtgttttctcatctctgaCGTGGGGCGAGAGCAGCCTGCGTGGCCCAGGGTTCTTCAGCCCTGTGAGGGCCACACGTGACCACACACACGGCACCTCGGACAgtgcagggccctggctgggagcACGGGCCTCTTCATGTGCCTGCCCTCTCCTCTCACCTCCAGGCTGGAGCCGGACATCCTGCTTCGGGCCAAGCAAGATTTCCTGAAGACTGACAGTGACTCAGACTTCCAGTGAGGAGGGCAGAGGGGCACGGGGGCTGCGGGGCTGGGGCCTGTCCCTCTGCTGCTTCCAGCCCCTCCCTTGTCCTCCCCACTTATAGGCTCTACAGGGAGAAAGGTGAGGGGCAGGGTGACCGGGGCCTGTGGGAGCGAGACGCGGTGCTGGAGCGGGAGTTTCAGCGGGTGACCATCTCTGGAGAGGAGAAGTGTGGGGTGAGTGTCCCCATCCTTGCATCCTGCTGGGCTCCCCAAGTCTGGGGCTATGGGGATAGAGGCTAGAGGGGCTGTTTCTCTTTCTAAAAGTTGGAGAGGCAGAGGCTCTGGTTGGGAGCTAGTCACCCTGTTGAGCATAGAATGGTCTGAGTGTTTCTAGGGTATGGGCCTCAGGAAGGAGGTGAGAGCAGGCTGGGTCTGGGACCGAGAGAGCGTATCCACATCTCCGTCTCCAGGTGCCCTTCACAGACCTGCTGGATGCGGCCAAGAGCGTGGTGCGGGCACTGTTCATCCGGGAGAAGTACATGGCCCTGTCGCTGCAGAGCTTCTGCCCCACCACCCGCCGGTATCTGCAGCAGCTGGCCGAGAAGCCCCTGGAGACACGCACCTACGAGCAGGGCCCCGACACCCCCGTGTCCGCTGGTGGGACCCCCCATccctgtcctactctgtgtgcCCTAGCATCCCAGCCGCCCTGAGCTGGGTGCCTAGGAACCTCAGcctgcctcctccttcccagcCTCTTGGCATgcagggtggggaggcagggacaGGAGCTGTCctgctggggcctctgggccgGGAAGCAGGTGGCCTGGAAGAGCTCTGGCCCTGACTTCACCCTTCTCACCCTTGCAGATGCCCCGGTGCACCCACCAGTGCTGGAGCAGCACCCCTATGAGCACTGTGAGCCGAGCACCATGCCAGGGGACCTGGGCTTGGGTCTGCGCATGGTGCGGGGTGTGGTTCATGTGTACACCCGCAGGGAACCTGATGAGCAGTAAGAGGGGTGTAGGGTGTGCTGGGGGCCGTGGAGGGGCGGCAACTAAGAGGGATGGCATTGGCTCAGGAGGGCCCGCAGGGCCTCCTGGCTTGCTCTCCTCACCCAAGCTCCCCTTACACACCAGCTGCTCAGAGGTGGAGCTCCCATATCCCGACCTGCAGGAATTTGTGGCAGATGTCAACGTGCTGATGGCTCTGATCATCAATGGCCCCATGTGAGTCCACGCCTGTCCCAGACACTCAGCTCCTCTCCCCGCTTGGATTTTTCCAGTCTGGCCCCAGACACCTGTCACCCAGTCTCACCCTCTCATAGCCCCTAAGTCCTAGACATCCCCCGTCTTCGGCTGCTGTCCCCTTGGCAGCCCCATTCCTGACCCTCTGGCTCCCGCCCTCGACTCTGCCGCCTAGGCCCTCCCGGGTGCCTCCCTGCATGCCTGAGCCCCTGCCTGGTTCTTCTCCTGCCCAGAAAGTCATTCTGTTACCGCCGGCTCCAGTACCTGAGCTCCAAGTTCCAGATGCACGTGCTTCTCAACGAAATGAAGGAGCTGGCTGCGCAGAAGAAGGTGCCACACCGAGATTTCTACAACATCCGCAAGGTGAGCCCTCCCCACCTGACTGACCCAGCACCCGTGCCCAGCCTCCCCCTCCACGGcctgcccacctccccagcaTCCAGTTTGGAGAGTCTCCTCCCATCCCACCGTCCAGGCCCCAGCAGTCCCTGTTCCATCGCAGGTGGACACGCACATCCATGCCTCATCCTGCATGAACCAGAAGCATTTGCTGCGCTTCATCAAACGGGCGATGAAGCGGCACCTGGAGGAGATCGTGCACGTGGAGCAGGGTCGTGAGCAGACGCTACGGGAGGTCTTCGAGAGCATGAACCTCACAGCCTATGACCTGAGTGTGGACACGCTCGACGTGCACGCCGTCAGTCCACGGCACGGGGGCTGAGAGGCTGGGCTGGTGTGCAGGCTGGGGTTCAGGGGTGACCTGGGCTGGCCTTTCTCCCCCAGGACAGAAACACCTTCCATCGCTTTGACAAGTTCAATGCCAAATACAACCCCATTGGGGAGTCCGTCCTCCGAGAGATCTTCATCAAGACGGACAACAGGGTTTCTGGGAAGTACTTTGCTCACATCATCAAGGTGAGGAGGAGGGCAGCCCCCGCTGACTGAGTGAGAGCCTGGGTGGCTGGGGGTTTGCGGGGTGGGTG contains:
- the AMPD2 gene encoding AMP deaminase 2 isoform X2; translated protein: MASEARGGLGAPPLQSARSLPGPAPCLKHFPLDLRTSMDGKCKEIAEELFSRSLAESELRSAPYEFPEESPIEQLEERRQRLERQISQDVKLEPDILLRAKQDFLKTDSDSDFQLYREKGEGQGDRGLWERDAVLEREFQRVTISGEEKCGVPFTDLLDAAKSVVRALFIREKYMALSLQSFCPTTRRYLQQLAEKPLETRTYEQGPDTPVSADAPVHPPVLEQHPYEHCEPSTMPGDLGLGLRMVRGVVHVYTRREPDEHCSEVELPYPDLQEFVADVNVLMALIINGPIKSFCYRRLQYLSSKFQMHVLLNEMKELAAQKKVPHRDFYNIRKVDTHIHASSCMNQKHLLRFIKRAMKRHLEEIVHVEQGREQTLREVFESMNLTAYDLSVDTLDVHADRNTFHRFDKFNAKYNPIGESVLREIFIKTDNRVSGKYFAHIIKEVMSDLEESKYQNAELRLSIYGRSRDEWDKLARWAVMHRVHSPNVRWLVQVPRLFDVYRTKGQLANFQEMLENIFLPLFEATIHPASHPELHLFLEHVDGFDSVDDESKPENHVFNLESPLPEAWVEEDNPPYAYYLYYTFANMAMLNHLRRQRGFHTFVLRPHCGEAGPIHHLVSAFMLAENISHGLLLRKAPVLQYLYYLAQVGIAMSPLSNNSLFLSYHRNPLPEYLSRGLMVSLSTDDPLQFHFTKEPLMEEYSIATQVWKLSSCDMCELARNSVLMSGFSHKVKSHWLGPNYTKEGPEGNDIRRTNVPDIRVGYRHETLCQELALITQAVQSEMLETIPEEAGITMSPGPQ
- the AMPD2 gene encoding AMP deaminase 2 isoform X1; its protein translation is MASYSSGPGNPKAKYPFKKRASLQVSFAVPEARGGLGAPPLQSARSLPGPAPCLKHFPLDLRTSMDGKCKEIAEELFSRSLAESELRSAPYEFPEESPIEQLEERRQRLERQISQDVKLEPDILLRAKQDFLKTDSDSDFQLYREKGEGQGDRGLWERDAVLEREFQRVTISGEEKCGVPFTDLLDAAKSVVRALFIREKYMALSLQSFCPTTRRYLQQLAEKPLETRTYEQGPDTPVSADAPVHPPVLEQHPYEHCEPSTMPGDLGLGLRMVRGVVHVYTRREPDEHCSEVELPYPDLQEFVADVNVLMALIINGPIKSFCYRRLQYLSSKFQMHVLLNEMKELAAQKKVPHRDFYNIRKVDTHIHASSCMNQKHLLRFIKRAMKRHLEEIVHVEQGREQTLREVFESMNLTAYDLSVDTLDVHADRNTFHRFDKFNAKYNPIGESVLREIFIKTDNRVSGKYFAHIIKEVMSDLEESKYQNAELRLSIYGRSRDEWDKLARWAVMHRVHSPNVRWLVQVPRLFDVYRTKGQLANFQEMLENIFLPLFEATIHPASHPELHLFLEHVDGFDSVDDESKPENHVFNLESPLPEAWVEEDNPPYAYYLYYTFANMAMLNHLRRQRGFHTFVLRPHCGEAGPIHHLVSAFMLAENISHGLLLRKAPVLQYLYYLAQVGIAMSPLSNNSLFLSYHRNPLPEYLSRGLMVSLSTDDPLQFHFTKEPLMEEYSIATQVWKLSSCDMCELARNSVLMSGFSHKVKSHWLGPNYTKEGPEGNDIRRTNVPDIRVGYRHETLCQELALITQAVQSEMLETIPEEAGITMSPGPQ
- the AMPD2 gene encoding AMP deaminase 2 isoform X3, with translation MWQSQAQLVQLRLPPRAPRQPEPWHLIHLAPAIPRPNIPLRSGPASRFPLQYQELFSRSLAESELRSAPYEFPEESPIEQLEERRQRLERQISQDVKLEPDILLRAKQDFLKTDSDSDFQLYREKGEGQGDRGLWERDAVLEREFQRVTISGEEKCGVPFTDLLDAAKSVVRALFIREKYMALSLQSFCPTTRRYLQQLAEKPLETRTYEQGPDTPVSADAPVHPPVLEQHPYEHCEPSTMPGDLGLGLRMVRGVVHVYTRREPDEHCSEVELPYPDLQEFVADVNVLMALIINGPIKSFCYRRLQYLSSKFQMHVLLNEMKELAAQKKVPHRDFYNIRKVDTHIHASSCMNQKHLLRFIKRAMKRHLEEIVHVEQGREQTLREVFESMNLTAYDLSVDTLDVHADRNTFHRFDKFNAKYNPIGESVLREIFIKTDNRVSGKYFAHIIKEVMSDLEESKYQNAELRLSIYGRSRDEWDKLARWAVMHRVHSPNVRWLVQVPRLFDVYRTKGQLANFQEMLENIFLPLFEATIHPASHPELHLFLEHVDGFDSVDDESKPENHVFNLESPLPEAWVEEDNPPYAYYLYYTFANMAMLNHLRRQRGFHTFVLRPHCGEAGPIHHLVSAFMLAENISHGLLLRKAPVLQYLYYLAQVGIAMSPLSNNSLFLSYHRNPLPEYLSRGLMVSLSTDDPLQFHFTKEPLMEEYSIATQVWKLSSCDMCELARNSVLMSGFSHKVKSHWLGPNYTKEGPEGNDIRRTNVPDIRVGYRHETLCQELALITQAVQSEMLETIPEEAGITMSPGPQ